One region of Culex pipiens pallens isolate TS chromosome 2, TS_CPP_V2, whole genome shotgun sequence genomic DNA includes:
- the LOC120414546 gene encoding probable ATP-dependent RNA helicase pitchoune, giving the protein MGRKNKQKIKSQLGAEKPASNGKASVEDLEENFELEPEQTKADKRKKQKKRKNSEGENGSVAGAFVKRPKNSDEEENDDDAEENGHDDSEEQEEHPTVGSGDAYEVLLGSQEFESLKGKVSDNTLKAITEMGFTKMTEIQAKAIPPLLAGRDLIGSAKTGSGKTLAFLIPAVELIYKLQFKPRNGTGVLVISPTRELAMQIFGVLKELSAHHHYTYGLLMGGASRHTENEKLSKGLNIIVATPGRLLDHLKGTPNFLFKNLQCLIIDECDRILEIGFEEDMKQIISILPKKRQTMLFSATQTSRTEELGKLALKSEPIYVGVDDNKTEATVSGLEQGYIVCPSEKRLLVLFTFLKKNRKKKVMVFFSSCLSVKFHHELFNYIDLPVNSIHGKQKQAKRTSVFFQFCNAESGILLCTDVAARGLDIPAVDWIVQYDPPNDTKEYIHRVGRTARGDNLCGHALLLLRPEEVAFLKYLKQAKVPLNEFEFSWNKIADIQLQLETLLAKNYFLNQSGKLAFKSYVRAYEGHHMKDVFNVGNLDLLQVARNFGFTQPPHVDFGKSYKIQNSDRRAGNRGLGHFKSLNKDKKGEMKFKHIKNRKELKKVDYK; this is encoded by the exons ATGGGCAGGAAGAATAAGCAGAAAATAAAGTCGCAGCTGGGCGCGGAAAAGCCCGCTTCAAACGGCAAAG CTTCCGTGGAGGATTTGGAGGAGAACTTCGAGCTTGAGCCGGAACAGACCAAGGCGGACAAGCGGAAAAAGCAAAAGAAACGTAAGAACTCGGAGGGCGAAAATGGTTCCGTTGCTGGTGCTT ttgTAAAACGTCCCAAAAACAGTGACGAAGAGGAGAATGATGATGACGCGGAGGAAAACGGTCATGATGATTCGGAGGAACAGGAGGAACACCCGACCGTTGGTTCCGGAGATGCGTACGAGGTCTTGCTCGGAAGCCAAGAGTTTGAATCGCTCAAGGGCAAAGTTTCCGATAATACGCTGAAGGCAATCACCGAGATGGGATTCACCAAGATGACGGAGATCCAGGCCAAAGCGATTCCGCCTCTGCTGGCCGGTCGCGATCTGATTGGTTCGGCCAAAACGGGCAGCGGCAAAACGTTAGCTTTTCTGATTCCGGCCGTTGAGTTGATCTACAAGTTGCAGTTTAAGCCAAGAAACGGAACCGGCGTGCTTGTGATTTCGCCGACGCGCGAACTGGCCATGCAGATTTTCGGCGTGCTGAAGGAACTCAGTGCGCACCACCATTACACGTACGGACTGTTGATGGGTGGGGCCAGTCGGCACACGGAGAACGAGAAGCTGTCGAAAGGACTAAACATTATTGTTGCCACGCCGGGTCGCCTTCTGGACCATCTGAAAGGAACTCCCAACTTCCTGTTCAAAAACCTTCAATGTCTGATCATCGACGAGTGCGATCGGATCCTGGAAATCGGTTTCGAGGAGGACATGAAGCAGATCATTAGCATTCTGCCGAAAAAGCGTCAAACGATGCTGTTTTCCGCCACGCAAACCTCACGCACGGAGGAACTCGGCAAGCTGGCGCTCAAGTCGGAACCGATCTACGTCGGCGTGGACGACAACAAGACGGAGGCGACGGTGAGTGGGCTCGAGCAGGGCTACATCGTGTGTCCGTCGGAGAAGCGGCTGCTGGTGTTGTTTACATTCTTGAAGAAAAATCGCAAGAAGAAGGTGATGGTGTTCTTTTCGTCGTGTCTGTCGGTCAAGTTCCACCACGAGCTGTTCAATTATATCGACCTGCCGGTGAACTCGATTCAT GGCAAGCAAAAGCAAGCCAAGCGCACGTCCGTCTTCTTCCAGTTCTGCAACGCCGAGTCGGGCATCCTGCTCTGCACGGACGTGGCCGCCCGCGGTCTGGACATTCCGGCGGTGGACTGGATCGTGCAGTACGACCCCCCGAACGACACCAAGGAGTACATCCACCGGGTGGGACGAACCGCTCGCGGGGACAACCTGTGCGGCCacgcgctgctgctgctccgtccGGAGGAGGTGGCTTTCCTGAAGTATCTGAAGCAAGCGAAGGTACCGCTGAACGAGTTTGAGTTTTCGTGGAACAAGATCGCCGATATTCAGCTGCAGCTGGAGACGCTGCTGGCGAAGAATTACTTTTTGAACCAGTCGGGGAAGTTGGCGTTCAAGTCGTACGTGCGGGCGTACGAGGGGCACCATATGAAGGACGTGTTTAACGTGGGGAACTTGGACCTGCTGCAGGTGGCGCGGAACTTTGGCTTTACGCAGCCGCCGCACGTGGACTTTGGCAAGAGCTACAAGATCCAGAACTCGGACCGGCGGGCGGGCAATCGCGGGTTGGGCCACTTCAAGTCGCTGAACAAGGACAAGAAGGGGGAGATGAAGTTTAAGCACATTAAGAATAGGAAAGAGCTGAAGAAGGTTGACTACAAGTGA